In a single window of the Raphanus sativus cultivar WK10039 chromosome 9, ASM80110v3, whole genome shotgun sequence genome:
- the LOC108827525 gene encoding leucine-rich repeat extensin-like protein 4 translates to MMRKKKKGNNFKLLTLFLFLLGTCLGDYGIGVGIGDGGVWVGGGGGGGGNHNSDPGNAAYRALQSWKSAITEDPSGLLKTWVGEDVCSYKGIFCSGSSVISIDLNKANLKGTIVKDLSLLSDLTILHLNTNRFSGQIPDSFTALDSLQELDLSNNMFSGYFPRVTLYIPNLIYLDLRFNNFTGSVPQNLFNKQLDAILLNNNQFTGEIPRNLGYSSASVINLANNRLSGEIPASYGVSGSKLKEVLLLNNQLTGCIPESVGMFSDIEVFDVSFNSLMGHVPDTISCLSEIEVLNFGHNKLSGDLPDLVCSLRNLMNLTVAFNFFSGVSSECSRVVSFGFDFAGNCIPGMSYQRPRPDCSAIPGSALSCLRIPAQPLTCDAMLGLKVTSPPP, encoded by the coding sequence atgatgaggaagaagaagaaaggcaaCAACTTTAAGCTACTgactttgtttctgtttcttcttgGTACATGCCTTGGTGACTACGGCATTGGAGTCGGAATCGGCGACGGTGGAGTTTGGGTCGGCGGAGGCGGCGGCGGTGGCGGAAACCATAATTCCGATCCTGGAAATGCAGCTTACCGTGCTCTTCAATCCTGGAAATCCGCCATCACAGAAGACCCATCCGGTCTTCTCAAGACATGGGTCGGCGAAGATGTCTGTTCTTACAAAGGAATCTTCTGTTCTGGCTCGTCAGTAATCTCCATAGATCTAAACAAAGCAAATCTCAAAGGCACCATCGTCAAAGACCTATCCCTCCTCTCGGACTTAACCATCCTCCATCTCAACACCAACAGATTCTCCGGTCAAATCCCAGATTCCTTCACAGCCTTAGATTCTCTCCAAGAGCTCGATCTCAGCAACAACATGTTCTCAGGCTATTTCCCTCGAGTCACTCTCTACATCCCCAATCTCATCTACCTCGATCTCCGGTTCAACAATTTCACCGGTTCGGTTCCTCAGAATCTATTCAACAAACAGTTAGACGCGATTCTCCTCAACAACAACCAATTCACCGGAGAAATCCCCCGGAACCTCGGATACTCGTCCGCATCCGTGATTAATTTGGCTAATAACAGATTATCCGGCGAGATACCGGCGAGTTACGGCGTATCCGGTTCGAAATTGAAGGAGGTTCTGTTATTGAATAACCAGTTAACCGGTTGTATACCGGAATCGGTCGGGATGTTTTCCGACATCGAGGTCTTCGATGTTAGTTTTAATTCGTTGATGGGTCACGTCCCCGACACGATCTCTTGCCTGTCGGAGATCGAGGTTTTGAACTTCGGACATAATAAATTATCCGGCGATCTTCCTGATTTGGTTTGTTCTTTGAGGAATCTGATGAATCTCACCGTTGCTTTTAACTTCTTCTCCGGGGTTAGCTCCGAGTGCTCGAGAGTAGTCAGCTTTGGATTTGATTTTGCTGGAAATTGTATTCCTGGTATGAGTTACCAGCGACCGCGGCCGGATTGTTCGGCGATTCCCGGCAGCGCTTTGAGTTGCCTTAGGATTCCGGCGCAGCCGCTAACGTGTGATGCGATGTTGGGACTGAAGGTGACTTCACCACCCCCATGA
- the LOC108826416 gene encoding UDP-glycosyltransferase 76E5-like, producing the protein MGKKEETKRRIVLVPVPAQGHVTPMMQLGEALNLKGFSITVVHVQVNVVSSLQHFSGFQFVTLPNSMSEVVGLGQIEFLLMLNKTSEASFRDCIIQLLLQGNDIACIIYDEFMYFCVIFSTQSATNHVARCLVSKLDSEKLLIDMEDHEMQEKVVENLRPLRYKDLLPSGLGPVKPVLKIRQEVVNKRTASAVIFNTTSCLESLSVSWLKQELETEVYALGPLHVAASPPSSLQEEDKSCIEWLNKQKPRSVIYVSMGTVAKIDTKEVLEMAWGLCNSNQPFLWVIRPGSDGIETLPNEVSTMVLERGYIVKRAPQIEVLGHPAVGGFWSHCGWNSTLESIAEGVPLICRPFQSEQKINAAYLVSVWGIGIQVEGEVERGNVERTVKRLIVDEEGVGMRERALVLKEEVIASLRSGGSSYHALDELVNYLKTK; encoded by the exons ATGGGGAAGAAGGaagaaacaaagagaagaaTAGTATTAGTCCCAGTTCCAGCGCAAGGGCATGTAACTCCAATGATGCAACTCGGAGAAGCTCTTAACTTAAAGGGTTTTTCAATTACAGTTGTTCATGTGCAAGTCAATGTAGTAAGCTCTTTGCAACACTTTTCTGGTTTTCAATTTGTCACCTTGCCAAATTCAATGAGTGAAGTTGTGGGACTCggtcaaattgagtttttgttaATGCTCAACAAAACGAGTGAGGCAAGCTTTAGAGACTGTATAATTCAGTTATTGCTGCAAGGCAATGATATTGCGTGTATCATCTACGACGAGTTCATGTACTTCTGTGTTATCTTCAGCACTCAAAGTGCTACAAATCATGTTGCACGCTGTCTTGTTAGCAAACTCGATTCAGAAAAGTTGTTGATCGACATGGAAG ATCATGAAATGCAAGAAAAGGTGGTGGAGAATTTGCGTCCGTTAAGATACAAAGACCTACTACCTTCAGGACTTGGGCCAGTGAAGCCAGTTTTGAAGATTCGTCAAGAAGTAGTCAACAAAAGAACAGCTTCGGCTGTTATCTTCAATACAACGAGTTGTCTAGAGAGCTTGTCTGTTTCATGGCTGAAACAAGAACTTGAAACTGAAGTGTACGCATTAGGCCCTCTACACGTTGCAGCTTCACCACCTTCTAGTTTACAGGAAGAGGACAAGAGCTGCATTGAATGGTTAAACAAGCAGAAACCGAGGTCAGTGATATACGTAAGCATGGGAACCGTGGCTAAAATTGATACCAAGGAAGTTTTGGAGATGGCTTGGGGACTGTGTAATAGCAACCAACCATTTTTATGGGTCATTAGACCAGGATCAGACGGGATAGAGACATTGCCAAATGAAGTCAGTACAATGGTCTTAGAAAGAGGATACATTGTGAAACGTGCACCGCAGATAGAAGTACTAGGACATCCTGCAGTGGGAGGCTTCTGGAGCCACTGTGGATGGAACTCAACACTAGAGAGTATTGCCGAAGGAGTTCCACTGATTTGTAGGCCTTTTCAAAGCGAGCAGAAAATAAACGCAGCTTACTTAGTGAGTGTTTGGGGAATAGGGATTCAGGTGGAAGGTGAAGTGGAAAGAGGAAATGTCGAGAGAACTGTGAAGAGGTTGATTGTTGATGAAGAAGGTGTAGGGATGAGGGAGAGAGCACTTGTTTTGAAAGAAGAGGTCATAGCCTCTCTGAGAAGTGGAGGCTCCTCTTACCATGCATTGGATGAACTCGTCAATTACTTGAAGACAAAGTAG
- the LOC130499854 gene encoding profilin-5-like — protein sequence MSWQTYVDEHLMCDVGDGQGHHLTAAAIIGHEGSVWAQSANFPQFKPQEMTDIMKDFDEPGHLAPTGLFLAGLKYMVIQGEPGAVIRGKKGAGGITIKKTGQSMVFGLYEEPVTPGQCNMVVERLGDYLVEQDL from the exons ATGTCGTGGCAAACTTACGTTGATGAGCATCTGATGTGCGATGTCGGTGACGGCCAAGGTCACCACCTCACCGCTGCCGCCATCATCGGCCATGAGGGTAGCGTTTGGGCTCAGAGTGCTAATTTTCCTCAG TTCAAACCTCAAGAGATGACAGATATCATGAAAGATTTCGATGAGCCTGGTCACCTCGCTCCCACAGGCTTGTTCCTCGCAGGACTTAAGTATATGGTTATCCAAGGCGAGCCTGGTGCAGTCATTCGTGGCAAAAAG GGGGCTGGAGGAATCACAATCAAAAAGACAGGACAGTCAATGGTGTTTGGTCTGTACGAAGAACCAGTGACTCCAGGACAATGTAACATGGTCGTCGAGAGGCTGGGTGATTACTTGGTCGAACAGGATCTCTGA